In the genome of Lactuca sativa cultivar Salinas chromosome 3, Lsat_Salinas_v11, whole genome shotgun sequence, the window CTTCGTGGATTTGTACCAACTCATTTATCTTGTCCAAACGTGTTTCAAACGCACATCTTTCTTCCAGAGATgttattatatatcaaacatactttAAATGTATATTACCGCTCTATTGGTAATTATACACTTATTACGATAAgaattcatatttattattttacgatATCTCGCGATCGTTTATTTATAAACTTATCAATGTCAACTATCATAAGTCTCTTTATCACTCCGGAAAATTCTATTATGAAAATTCTTAAAATTTTCTAAACcatggtcggcaacagaccttaaGCTTTCTCACATAATAGAATATAATGCATATCTCTTCTctatattcatttatcatttagcacataatagaatataaggcatatctcttctctatattcatttatcatttagcacataatagaatataaggcatatctcctCTTAATATTCTAGTGCTTGCCTCCATTAGGTATTCAATATATCGTATCATCTTTACTTAATAATTCttgtttaagtttagaaatttttaaaatttctagttcacttaaactaattttcttaaaattctgaagtaacttaatatcttagaatactagggtttatcattacccaatcccccacttaaatatttcctatggtttgtatccatatacttattACAAATCAGCTCATATATTGAGTTTCCAACAATTTAAGTTTAAATACCAATCCGtgatatttagttcacttaaaccattgctctgataccatgattgaaagaccccaactttcgtatttatgaaagacccaaactttcaaactatttcaaaagatttcttaagttacttcctcaaaacatgctacatgtatatttataaaacaatattttatattgataaggTGATTACAAAGGATTGGATACAAAccaactaagttttattacatttcatgtctacccaggaatctactattcatataTATACATGAACATTAAAAATACAGAGAAATACTATTAattattctaaatctttcagcagtataaagCTATATTGGaatactcatcacctgcaattgttaaatattgtgaggaataagcgataacgcttagtgaattcaataaatagatacaacaTAATCTCATGCCTTAcatataccaatatgacagaagaAGAAGGGAATAAGAAGACATATGTGAAATCATGTGACAAGCGTTCATATTAATCAAAGACTTTATTCAAAGATATACTTttcaatgagacataacgatttcaatatatgatatgcatcaataaagctttggcccaattGGCACAAAATACATATAATTTCTTATTAACATTTTGGTgcatttcaggcttatagccctgtctaaccatttgccaataccatagaatagagttcattctcttacggagtcatgctctacatggtcagaggctacataccattcTTATCTAACCTTCtaccaatgccatagaatagaagtcattctcttacggagacatgctctacatggccagaggctacgtaccagtaccaatgtgaatttaagtcctttcactgatcacatggtcaaaggtttTATAATTGCTATAAACATAGCGAGTAAAATAACACGGGAgaataactcaaaataataacacTCAGaagcatatagcacatataacacataacatacaattgttcctatatattgaactcaccttaagtcaaccaggggttaaaatagtaatttggacaGCATTTCGGCTTTAAATATGTCTTTctatgttgaaaaccgggagcttaattgaaaactgggctctgcgaaggtagggcttcaaaaccgaaaagaaaaAATTTTCGGGCTTCTCAGGGTCTCAGGACGTGATTCGGGTGCTAAAattgataccagggcttcgggaaaagtcaaaatagtgaaaatatCGAAAATGGGCTAAAAGTGGCGAATTTCCAAAGTTAGTCGGCAAGGTTCGCAGCCGCCTTTATACAGGGCCGAAGCCGAAGTCGGTTTGGGAGGGAAGCAAGCAGCGAAGCAGCTCGGTGGCGTCAGCAGCGAGGGGCAGGTGGCGCGAGAAGCGAAGGCCACGACGCCTGCTGCGAGGCTCGGAAGGATAGGTGACGAAGCAGCTCGGTGGCTCGGCTCGCAGATAAGCACGCATCGGATCCAGATTGACTCGCACATCGGTCCACTCAGCATGGGACATGCGATGCTTCTCGGATCGGCCACGTCTCTAGTGACACTGCTGCTTCGTGCGAAGTGGCGTGGCAGCGACAAGGGTCTCCGGTGGCTGGACTGTTCATGCGAAATTCTCGGATTTTGAGCCccgaacttctaaaatccataaatttcgcatacgagctccgtttttgacgttctttatatgcactcgtagctaaaattactctctacaactttcgtttagacttcgtcgactaattttgaatttatttttaagattatcatttttaacagactgggacatgaaaatcctttaaaaattcataacttcttcatccgacatccgttttcgtttgactttttaccattgtactacaaatgtcgagacctttgattctcgtttaggatgTATCGGtcaaatatcgctcgatctaaaattcgagtttttagatgtctactgctaagttgaaacttcgacaaatcataacttactcatataAAGTCAGATTtttgcgttctttttatcgaatttctcggtttaacgaatactatgactttcatttagattactaaggataaaaagtagtttatcaaaaactcactttttacgtcattcggtgtcgtgtcggttttgtcgcggatctttggttggtcataacttcttcgttataactcggattttgacaaggttttcgcctacaagtttctaacAAGATGATTTACAAcatcaaataataaaattttacttatttcaaattttatattttcgctaaatttcagtatttggctattaattggaatctcataagacttccaatattttatgagtgattctaaacatagttttacttcatttctagtaaaaactagttgttagaactcaacacttaattttattcacttttaataataacaatacacaatttcaAAACTTGTATGTTACAGTCTAGAACTttgcatgcttaacctacaaccaccaaaacacatgaatcatggacaaacatgagtttacggctgtaaacacatgtgtttactaccgtaaactccccaagtgtCCTTCAAGAACTaaaaaccccttttccaaggtcaattcaagtcctgacacttcctaagccttttattCAACCTTAGAACCCtcccttgtgcattgtaagacctttaaacatccaagaacacaccacccatgagtagAGCTGTTCACTAGTTGGATAAAACCTAATtttccaattggacaatttggattggactatttggttcggattttCGGATtcttggattggttttcaacaaaaccgaattattattttgaattttggattggttttggtttataaaataagaaccgaatagtctaGAAAAaccaaataaacatttattaattaattatttataatacATATCTATAGTTatctattaattttgtaatttattttttcaaataggttcaaaacatttcatccgataaaaaaacatcaatatgtatcatctctcaaaagttttctatctataaaacatttaactataatatatttggttagtagttatttataaatttcaaatcacaacaaAATAACTTTTTTCGCTTTTTGTGTAAAATTGggtattattataattatatgtcgtctTAAAATGTGTCGGTTTTTTAAaatcgaattataaaaaccgatccaaccgaattttTAACTGAATCAGATCGGATCGGATCAGATCGGATTTTAATTTAGTTTGGATTATTCGgattcatgttttgaaaaccaaaatcaatttggattcacttgattggatcggatcaaaccggtCCATCCAAACAAACAccctacccatgagtttacggtcgtaaactcatggggatatgttctttgggccgtaaacacccctaagggtttacactcgaagagtaaactccttatctaggccctaaacacccttagatgcaacccgtaccACTTCCAACACTTGAGATGAAGTGTTTTCGTGTAACATATTGTATTTtcttacttaattagtagttcaaagtctaattagatacaattatgtatctccttcTGTTACGTATGAACCTCGCGCGTGTTCAAGCCTTAAACTGACATTTAGCATCCTAACCggcacatttctcgtctggtgagttcatacccctacaccattttccgtgtttttcatgttttcaggggggatacaagcaaaagtacaaggaaatcttgtactcaaacttattatttcatatgaaatgttacatgtttagtatgcttttaacactgaaaacCGTATTATCAACCGtctaacttgcagagttagttttcaaactaattgtgaaactgattataaaatgttatattttatatttcacaaaggatatcatgccattcatagaactggattttccgtattattacttgtaaattcgttattcataatattggagacacgtcctcagtAACACCCCACGaagatatgcgagtggaggactaaccctgtaactaGAATCTTCTGGAGGGAGAACGTGGCTtgagtgtataaatctatacggggctgactaccccgcaccttgctgctagctacagtgggactggcagatctacgggtgacaaaagtcataaaatgataatggacttcttattgccatatctagtctatcgtatggttatggaactcgcaacttagataatggagatttactcttaagtaataatgaacttagtgaactaacctcaaattAATAACtatttgattactagagggtatcagtAATACCCTTAGGTATTAGATCACAGCTTActgattagttttatatacgtgttaaaactaatgtactttccaAGGATAACCAAACTTTCAGGGAAGCTTTACTTAACAttgcaagtatggtagatacttgtacacttaatttcggatcgataaccaaccaccaacttttaaggaaaataagggtttttcctggttTAACTTAACTTGACTTGTCATAAACAGgctgtttaacaaatggataactaaacttcttttataagaaaatatgggattttcttgggaaacaactttttgcaaacttaaaggaacattttctttcacagaaacaaaccgcttatgaactcaccagctttatgctgatatttctaaaactacttgtattctcaggttcacattagacaggtaacccgctttcttttggagaagatggagcatatagaagtctcgtctttacttttgttataatgatgtgtatgtatatatatatatatatatatatatataacatgtaatactttgctttcaaacaaatgtaaatatttctatgtaatgtagtggttgtgtttactatgcttactatgtacattggttgtgatactttacatgacgtcctccgccccggaacgtttccgccatcggtttcagtgtgcgacatatatatatatatatatatatatatatatatatatatatatatatatatatatatatatatatatatatatccgctTTATTCCTTGTAGTCTTTATGCTTTTCTTTGAGAACCCTTGTAATTTCTCTTTATGATAATCATATGACAATGTTATCAAGGTATCAGAGCGGAGGTTCAATACGTTGTTAGAAGTATTTGTAGTAGTCATCTGTGGTGAAATCTTCTAGGGTTACTATAGCATGTCGTACTCGTTTGTTGTTGCTAGTATTCGTTGTTGATATGTTGATTCGTTGCTACTGTTGATTCATTGCTGCTATTGATTAGTTGCTGCTGTTGATTCATTATTGTTGTTGATTCGTTATCCGACTTATTGCTTCTGATGGTTTGTTACTCCTTTTATTCTCAGATTGTTATACTGTCATTGTGGTTATTTATTCATTGTCAACATGACCGGAAAGGATGATTCCCTTCAGTCAATCAGTACTGTTCTGGATGGAAAGAATTATATGTATTGGAGTAACATTATGAAGAACTTCCTTCGTGGGAAGAATATGTGGAGCTATGTCACTTGGACTAAAGCAAATCCCTTAGTGCCTCAAACTGAGAATTTTGATTTGTTGCTTGATGCTTGGGAGACTGATAACTCCAAGGTCATTACTTGGATTAATAACTCTGTTACTCATTCAATTGGTATGTAGTTGGCTAAATATGACACAACAAAAGAAGTTTGGAATCACTTGGAGAGACTGCATACTCAGTCTAACTTTGCTAAACAATACCAGTTAGAATATGATATCCATGCCCTTCAACAGAATGACCAGAGTATTCAAGATTTCTATGCTGCTATGTCTGATCTGTGGGATCAATTGGTTCTTACTGAATCTAAAGAGTTAAAAGATTTTGAACCTTATATTTCTAGGAGGGAAGAACATCGCTTGGTCCAGTTCTTGATGGCCTTGCGTTTTGATTGTAAAGGCCTACGTGGAATCATTCTTCATCTCTCTCCTCTTCCCTCAGTGGATTTTGTTGTCCGTGAATTAATTGTAGAAGAGACTTGTATCAAGTCTCATGCGAATATAGGA includes:
- the LOC111920316 gene encoding uncharacterized protein LOC111920316, whose amino-acid sequence is MTGKDDSLQSISTVLDGKNYMYWSNIMKNFLRGKNMWSYVTWTKANPLVPQTENFDLLLDAWETDNSKLAKYDTTKEVWNHLERLHTQSNFAKQYQLEYDIHALQQNDQSIQDFYAAMSDLWDQLVLTESKELKDFEPYISRREEHRLVQFLMALRFDCKGLRGIILHLSPLPSVDFVVRELIVEETCIKSHANIGFKETSIPPPAPVVLVVSSNQSRQTSRVTCDECALCKQKIYWKAQCPLLVNKGKSGQP